The Paenibacillus sp. G2S3 region TGGGTGCACAGAGCATGTATCAGACGGGTGTATTCTTGACGCTAATTGGAACGCTTGGCTTTGGCTTCATGTGGCTCTTTGTTAGCCGTGGAGGGTATCGCCCCCCTACAGAGGAAGATGAAGAGATCTTCGACATCGAAGCATTGTAAGTCAACAAAAGCAGGCCCAAACGTACCTATTCGGGACGTTTGGGCCTGCTTTTTGTTGTTATCTTGAGTAATTTATCTATTTAGCCTTGTTTAGGAGGCTGAAATGAACTCTTCAGTGAAACGATAAGGTTGAATACGAGATGTCCAGGTGCTGAATATTTGCTATCCACATTAAAATAGCCATGACGGAAGAACTGGAATTTATCCTGAGCCACGCTATCCTTAAGTGCAGGTTCGACAAAGCCTTGTAAGATTTCAATGGACTTAGGATTAAGCTGATCTAAGAAGCTAGGCTCCGATTTCTCTACCGAGGAATCTAAACCTTCAACTTCAACAGCCTCTTCCGCTTCTTCCGCAGAAATCAGAGGCTCGTATAAACGGAATTCCGCAGGAACCGCTTGGCTAGCTTCAACCCAGTGCAACGTACCTTTTACCTTACGGCCTGTAAATCCGCTGCCACTCTTCGTTTCTGGATCATACGTACAATGCAGTTCCACTACCTCGCCATTCTCATCCTTAATAACCTCATTACATTTGATGAAATAAGCATGCTTCAGGCGTACTTCATTGCCAGGGAACAACCGGAAATATTTGTTCGGCGGATTCTCCATGAAGTCATCACGCTCAACATAAATTTCACGTGAGAACGGAATTTGGCGTACGCCCATTTCCTCATTCTCTGTATTATTCTCCGCTTCAAGCCATTCTGTTTGACCTTCTGGATAATTGGTGATAACAACCTTAAGCGGTCTTAACACAGCCATTGTACGCGGTACAGTTAGCTTAAGATCCTCACGGATAAAGTGTTCCAGCATTTGCAGGTCCACCAGACCCTGACTCTTCGAGATACCCGCTTCATATACGAATTTACGAATCGCTTCCGGCGTATATCCTCTACGGCGTAGACCAGAAATCGTAGGCATCCGTGGATCATCCCAGCCATCCACATGTCCTTCGTCTACAAGTAGCTTCAGCTTACGCTTACTAGTCATCGTTTGAGCCAAATTCAGACGACCAAATTCATATTGATGAGGGACAGCTGGCATCTCACATTCAGCTACAACCCAATCGTAGAATGGACGTTGATCTTCGAATTCGAGCGAGCAAAGGGAGTGAGTGACCCCCTCAATAGCATCTTCTAACGGATGAGCGAAGGTATACATTGGGTAGATACACCATTTATCGCCTGTGTTATGGTGATGTGCATGTGTAATCCGATAAATTACAGGATCACGCAGGTTAATGTTCGGTGACGCCATGTCGATCTTGGCGCGAAGAACCTTCTCGCCGTCCTTGAATTCGCCTGCACGCATACG contains the following coding sequences:
- a CDS encoding glutamine--tRNA ligase/YqeY domain fusion protein; translated protein: MENRSTPSNFIKNVITEDLRTGKVKEVITRFPPEPNGYLHIGHAKAIWINFTLADEFGGKTNLRFDDTNPAKEDTEYVNSIQEDVKWLGYEWEELRFASDYFEEMYKRAELLITKGKAYVDDLSADEIRQLRGTLTEPGKNSPYRDRSIEENLDLFRRMRAGEFKDGEKVLRAKIDMASPNINLRDPVIYRITHAHHHNTGDKWCIYPMYTFAHPLEDAIEGVTHSLCSLEFEDQRPFYDWVVAECEMPAVPHQYEFGRLNLAQTMTSKRKLKLLVDEGHVDGWDDPRMPTISGLRRRGYTPEAIRKFVYEAGISKSQGLVDLQMLEHFIREDLKLTVPRTMAVLRPLKVVITNYPEGQTEWLEAENNTENEEMGVRQIPFSREIYVERDDFMENPPNKYFRLFPGNEVRLKHAYFIKCNEVIKDENGEVVELHCTYDPETKSGSGFTGRKVKGTLHWVEASQAVPAEFRLYEPLISAEEAEEAVEVEGLDSSVEKSEPSFLDQLNPKSIEILQGFVEPALKDSVAQDKFQFFRHGYFNVDSKYSAPGHLVFNLIVSLKSSFQPPKQG